GCTCTCGGGTGCGACGGTCGTCCTCGCCGAGGGAGGTCTCCGCTACTCGGACCGCCACCGTCCGTGGGAGGTAATCGAACGGAACGGTGTGGAGGTCTTCTATACGACGCCGGGAGTTATCCGGACGTTCATGAAGTGGGGTGAGTCGTTTCCCTCGTCCCACGACCTTTCGTCGTTGCGCCTGCTCGGTAGCGTCGGTGATCCGATCGGTCCGGACACCTGGGAGTGGTACTACACCTACGTCGGCGAGGAACGGTGCCCAATCGTCGACACGTGGTGGCAGACTGAAACTGGATGCGTCCTCATCTCAGTCCGTCCTGGGATCGACGAGTTAAAGCCCGGTTCAGTCGGGCCTCCGTTACCTGGAATCGAAATCCAGATCGTCGACGAAGACGGCCGCGAGCTCCCGCCGGGCGAACCCGGCTATCTGACGATTGACCGTCCCTGGCCGTCGATGCTCGTTCCGCTCGAGGGAGACCGGTATTGGATTCTCGCAGAATACTGGCAGGCGTTTTCGGATCCACGGGCGGATTCCTGGCGGTACTTCACCGGCGACCGTGCCATCGTCGGCGACAACGGGTACGTGACGATCATCGGCCGCGACGACGACGTCATTACGATCGGCAATCGTCGCATCGGAACGGCCGAACTCGAGGCTGCAATAACGACCGTTGACGGCGTTACCGAAGCCGCTGCCGTCGCTGAGCGTACCATCGGTGAGACCGTGCTCTGCGTCTTTGCGACGCTCGAGCAAGGGCAGCAGGATCGGACCGCCATTCGCGACGCGGTTGCGGATGCAGTCGTTGAACACATCGGTGAGTTCGCACGACCCGCGAGCGTCGTATTTACACCCGAACTACCCGAAACCTACTCCGGAAAGACGATGTACAAACTCCTCGAGCGCATTGTCAACGACCGACCGCCCACGGACAGTGACACCCTCAGAAATCCGGAAGTCGTCGGTGAGCTTACGACGATCTGGAATCAGGAGTGAGCAGGACGAGAGTGTTCCTGATTACGCCGTCTCGTCCGCTGGTAACGGGGTATCTTCGCGGTCTCG
This sequence is a window from Halopiger aswanensis. Protein-coding genes within it:
- a CDS encoding acetate--CoA ligase; amino-acid sequence: MTEERPVYLSPKNRTVRRRTQQAFGRDGTATEPAEADSSDREWPACWDAAASLLEWSDPYECIVDTENAPFYRWFVGGRLNAAENCIDRHLEERKNQVALRWEGKRGERRTYTYYDLYREVSAVAAALRELGVEEDDVVTIYLPKLPELPITMLACARIGALHNVVFSGFAPNALAERMQRVDSRALVTCDGSFREETVIDQKRKADTALASIEESLPTIVVDRLGSSHDTHLGGNQYDYDDLVEAFAGANVSPVPREATDPLFHIHTSGTTGEPRRMTHATGGYLTGVAWTAQTVFDLAPGTTIWCTADAGWITGHSYVVYGPLLSGATVVLAEGGLRYSDRHRPWEVIERNGVEVFYTTPGVIRTFMKWGESFPSSHDLSSLRLLGSVGDPIGPDTWEWYYTYVGEERCPIVDTWWQTETGCVLISVRPGIDELKPGSVGPPLPGIEIQIVDEDGRELPPGEPGYLTIDRPWPSMLVPLEGDRYWILAEYWQAFSDPRADSWRYFTGDRAIVGDNGYVTIIGRDDDVITIGNRRIGTAELEAAITTVDGVTEAAAVAERTIGETVLCVFATLEQGQQDRTAIRDAVADAVVEHIGEFARPASVVFTPELPETYSGKTMYKLLERIVNDRPPTDSDTLRNPEVVGELTTIWNQE